A genomic segment from Chloroflexota bacterium encodes:
- a CDS encoding ABC transporter substrate-binding protein, whose product MSRRKLLRGGAAALAGGVGVAALAACGEAEVVERTVTVTVTEVKEVVKEVPVETVVTKEVVKEVPVETVVTKEVIKEVPVETIKEVEVEKVVTRDVVREVEVQKVVERVVEKIVEQAAERAPGIDIHNLDSAVNIGLKPWDPKVGGEVSYMTFGNPTNFDPATWGGRTAEPANMFYELLYNYGPGNAILPTLASDLPEVSDDKLSWTVPLRNDVLFHDETPFDADALLFNFDRFLDEELPRGHVVRDIAGISGVEKVNDFTVRFHTDQPQAFFLKFIAHQHVVFASPKAITEMGEDLDRHPVGTGPFKMLEWEDDVKIVGERFDKWAWGPSYLPNQGPAYPDRMRSQIFGFNMTDNAQAFEAGEVDILLNWSFADYKRVSENPKYHVIGFAAPGMGQYMPLHTQLWPLDDLAVRKALLFGVDRRTVTVRANGGTAPTNISNLLVPGTVGRSAEAGQLYTYDPAKGSALLDEAGYAMGDDGFRYAPDGRKLEISYPDRGDPVVELFKLDVERSLGIQVNIPKMDEATHREQAQDGAFHTTWIGVAGPNGDVLYDRFHTSFYGRPGRAYSFFEWDGVPATATEGAKIDGLLDAARASFDPDEQRAIWEEAELYLMENAVAIPLVHDYLPWLSNPDRIGGVLHLGIDYLPSYGQFYSTQE is encoded by the coding sequence TTGAGTCGTCGCAAGCTGCTCCGCGGTGGGGCGGCGGCGCTGGCGGGCGGTGTTGGAGTTGCCGCTCTGGCCGCGTGCGGCGAGGCCGAGGTCGTCGAGCGGACGGTCACGGTCACGGTCACCGAAGTCAAAGAGGTGGTGAAGGAAGTTCCGGTCGAGACGGTCGTCACCAAGGAAGTGGTGAAGGAAGTCCCGGTCGAGACGGTCGTCACCAAAGAGGTGATCAAGGAAGTCCCGGTCGAGACCATCAAAGAGGTCGAGGTCGAGAAGGTCGTCACCCGCGACGTGGTCCGCGAGGTTGAAGTCCAGAAGGTCGTCGAGCGAGTCGTCGAGAAGATCGTCGAGCAGGCCGCCGAGCGCGCGCCGGGCATCGACATCCACAATCTCGACTCGGCGGTCAACATCGGCCTGAAGCCGTGGGACCCCAAGGTTGGCGGCGAGGTCAGCTACATGACCTTCGGCAACCCGACGAACTTCGACCCGGCGACGTGGGGCGGACGCACCGCCGAGCCGGCGAACATGTTCTACGAGCTGCTGTACAACTACGGCCCGGGGAACGCGATTCTGCCGACGCTGGCCTCCGACCTGCCCGAGGTTTCGGACGACAAGCTGAGCTGGACGGTGCCGCTGCGGAACGACGTGCTCTTCCACGACGAGACGCCGTTCGACGCGGACGCCCTGCTTTTCAACTTCGATCGGTTCCTGGACGAGGAGCTGCCGCGCGGTCACGTGGTGCGTGACATCGCCGGCATTTCCGGCGTCGAGAAGGTCAACGACTTCACGGTCAGGTTCCACACGGACCAGCCGCAGGCATTCTTCCTCAAGTTCATCGCTCACCAGCACGTGGTGTTCGCTTCGCCGAAGGCCATTACGGAGATGGGCGAGGACCTCGACCGACATCCGGTCGGCACCGGCCCCTTCAAGATGCTGGAGTGGGAAGACGACGTGAAGATCGTCGGCGAGCGGTTCGACAAGTGGGCCTGGGGCCCGTCGTACTTGCCGAACCAGGGTCCGGCGTATCCCGACCGCATGCGGTCGCAGATCTTCGGCTTCAACATGACCGACAACGCCCAGGCCTTCGAGGCGGGCGAAGTCGACATCCTGCTGAACTGGTCGTTCGCCGACTACAAGCGGGTGTCCGAGAACCCGAAGTACCACGTCATCGGATTCGCCGCGCCGGGCATGGGTCAGTACATGCCGCTGCACACGCAGCTCTGGCCGCTGGACGACCTGGCGGTGCGCAAGGCGCTGCTGTTCGGCGTCGACCGGCGAACCGTGACGGTGCGCGCCAACGGCGGCACGGCTCCCACCAACATCAGCAACCTGCTGGTGCCGGGCACCGTGGGCCGCAGCGCCGAGGCCGGTCAGCTCTACACGTACGACCCGGCCAAGGGCAGCGCGCTGCTTGACGAGGCCGGCTACGCCATGGGCGACGACGGCTTCCGCTATGCGCCGGACGGCCGCAAGCTTGAAATCAGCTACCCCGACCGCGGCGATCCCGTGGTCGAGCTGTTCAAGCTGGATGTCGAGCGGAGCCTGGGCATCCAGGTGAACATCCCGAAGATGGATGAGGCCACGCACCGCGAGCAGGCCCAGGACGGCGCCTTCCACACCACGTGGATCGGCGTGGCGGGGCCGAACGGCGACGTGCTGTACGACCGCTTCCACACGTCCTTCTACGGTCGACCGGGTCGCGCCTACTCGTTCTTCGAGTGGGACGGCGTTCCGGCCACCGCGACGGAGGGCGCGAAGATCGACGGTCTGCTGGACGCCGCGCGGGCCAGCTTCGATCCGGACGAGCAGCGAGCCATCTGGGAGGAAGCCGAGCTCTACCTCATGGAGAACGCGGTCGCCATCCCGTTGGTGCACGACTACCTGCCGTGGCTGTCCAACCCGGACCGCATCGGCGGCGTGCTGCACTTGGGTATTGACTACCTGCCCAGCTACGGGCAGTTCTACAGCACCCAGGAGTAG
- a CDS encoding ABC transporter permease — MTTDTLAEGESGLEAAAAPKPRSEWTMAWRRLRRNKAALAGLGILIVISLAAIFADLIATEPENHFDILAANLPPGSEGHPLGTDDIGRDVFSRIVRGSRISLRVGFSAVTISAIVGTLIGLSAGYFGRWVDMVISRIIDVMLAFPGLLLAMTVVAALGSGLNNAMIALGVAGIPFYARVVRSTTLAARELVYVRAARAVGMSDTRIMLRHILPNIVSPILIMATLGLGGAILAAAGLSFLGLGAERPSPEWGLELSSSRHLLRSSWWISTFNGLAIAITVLSINLLGDGLREALDPQAGAWSH; from the coding sequence TTGACCACCGACACGCTGGCTGAGGGCGAATCCGGGCTCGAGGCCGCTGCTGCGCCCAAACCGCGCAGCGAGTGGACGATGGCGTGGCGGCGGCTGCGACGGAACAAGGCGGCCCTGGCGGGGCTGGGCATTTTGATCGTCATCTCGCTTGCGGCGATCTTTGCCGATTTGATCGCGACCGAACCGGAGAACCATTTCGACATTCTGGCGGCCAACCTGCCTCCGGGTTCGGAAGGCCATCCGCTGGGCACCGATGACATCGGGCGCGATGTCTTCAGCCGCATCGTGCGCGGCTCCCGGATTTCGCTTCGCGTCGGGTTCTCGGCGGTGACGATTTCGGCCATCGTCGGCACGCTGATTGGGTTGTCGGCGGGCTATTTCGGGCGCTGGGTGGACATGGTGATCAGCCGGATCATCGACGTGATGCTGGCGTTTCCGGGATTGCTGCTGGCGATGACGGTCGTCGCCGCTCTCGGGTCTGGCCTGAACAACGCCATGATCGCGCTGGGAGTGGCCGGCATCCCGTTCTATGCGCGCGTGGTGCGTTCGACGACGCTCGCCGCCCGAGAGCTGGTGTATGTGCGGGCGGCACGCGCCGTGGGCATGTCCGACACGCGCATCATGCTGCGCCACATTTTGCCGAACATCGTCAGTCCGATCCTGATCATGGCCACGCTGGGATTGGGCGGGGCCATCCTGGCCGCCGCGGGCTTGAGCTTCCTGGGCCTGGGCGCCGAGCGCCCGTCGCCCGAGTGGGGCCTGGAGCTGTCGTCGAGCCGGCATCTGCTGCGGTCGTCGTGGTGGATCTCGACCTTCAACGGCCTGGCGATCGCCATCACGGTGCTCTCGATCAATCTCCTGGGCGACGGGTTGCGTGAGGCGCTCGATCCGCAAGCGGGGGCGTGGTCCCACTGA
- a CDS encoding ABC transporter permease, which produces MSYRRFYRHKAAVLGLSILIIISIGAIFADVIAIEPEETFYSFDELQTKKWLPPLTDGHLMGTDDIGRDVFSRVVRGSRVSLRVGFFAVGIASIAGTLFGLAAGYFGGWVDQVVSRAIDVMLAFPDLLLAIAILAALGPSLVNAMVALGLAGIPGYARVVRGATLAARELVYVRAARAVGMSDTRIMLRHILPNVLSPILIMMTLGLGGAILAASALGFLGLAADPPTPEWGSELNLSRAYLRTAWWVSTFNGAAIAVTVLSVNMVGDGLREALDPQASSWAR; this is translated from the coding sequence ATGTCCTATCGCCGCTTTTACCGCCACAAAGCAGCCGTTCTCGGCCTTTCGATCCTCATCATCATCAGTATCGGCGCGATCTTCGCGGACGTGATCGCCATCGAGCCCGAGGAGACGTTCTACAGCTTCGATGAGTTGCAGACCAAGAAATGGCTGCCGCCGTTGACCGACGGCCACCTCATGGGCACGGACGACATCGGGCGCGACGTGTTCAGCCGCGTGGTCCGCGGCTCCCGAGTCTCGCTGCGCGTCGGATTCTTCGCGGTCGGCATTGCCAGCATCGCCGGCACGCTGTTCGGTCTCGCCGCCGGCTACTTCGGCGGGTGGGTCGACCAGGTGGTCAGCCGAGCCATCGACGTGATGCTGGCCTTCCCCGACTTGCTGCTGGCGATTGCGATCTTGGCGGCGCTCGGGCCCAGTCTCGTAAACGCCATGGTGGCGCTGGGCCTGGCGGGGATCCCCGGCTATGCGCGCGTCGTTCGAGGCGCCACGCTGGCCGCGCGCGAGCTGGTCTACGTGCGGGCCGCGCGCGCCGTGGGTATGTCGGACACCCGCATCATGCTGCGCCACATCCTGCCCAACGTGCTCAGCCCGATCCTGATCATGATGACCCTGGGCCTCGGCGGCGCCATCCTCGCCGCTTCCGCGCTGGGATTTCTCGGCCTGGCCGCCGACCCGCCGACCCCGGAGTGGGGCAGCGAGCTCAACCTCTCGCGCGCCTACCTGCGGACCGCCTGGTGGGTGTCCACGTTCAATGGAGCGGCCATCGCCGTCACGGTCCTGTCGGTCAACATGGTCGGCGACGGCCTGCGCGAGGCGCTCGACCCGCAGGCCAGCTCGTGGGCACGCTAA
- a CDS encoding ABC transporter substrate-binding protein, with product MGSKGLVTRRKVMRGGLAALAGGVGAAALAACGEAEVVEKTVTVTVTEVKEVIKEVPVEVPVTKEVEVERVVVKEVPVETIKEVPVETIKEVEVEKVVEKEVVKEVFVEKVVIEEKLVERAKELVPGINIFSYPDVIPLGPYNPTVGGEVSYPTFGNANSYHPLRAASRASVEIGNMIHEPLYVLGAGNDFAPLLAAGSEVQDDRTQWRIRLRNDVVFHNDEPFNADTVISNFEEIFDESIVRGGIVGFANELNKVEKVDDFTVDFFTKIPNALFHKPLTRGYRPWPLVAKEMGDDFDFNPIGTGPFKFESWTDNVELVGTRFDKYGWAPWYSANQGPAYADRAVGKVLSNDSTARINAMEAGEVSFLLHFVFPHVQRISTNPSFRVLGILNEGMPQYMPINTQLFPTDDVEVRRAMIEGIDRRTVTVRANGGVPPVVVSNCLTSEAVKGYNPEVNNLYTFDVQKAQARLDAAGWTLGDDGFRYNSDGELLEIVFPDTGFPVRELFKLDVEKSLGISVQIPKMEGSTFNEQMQNGAFHAAYVGVGGPDGDVLWDRFHTSVYGLPGRAYSRWMYTDPPGEATPGVELDALLDGARVEFDEAKRIDLWQRASHIIMDNALMIPFVTEFLSWIANTDIVGGNLYVGNFALPIWSDWYDKRVG from the coding sequence ATGGGGAGTAAAGGATTGGTAACCCGGCGCAAGGTCATGCGCGGGGGGTTGGCCGCCTTGGCCGGCGGCGTCGGCGCGGCCGCGCTTGCCGCGTGCGGCGAAGCCGAGGTCGTCGAGAAGACGGTCACGGTGACGGTCACCGAAGTCAAAGAGGTGATCAAGGAAGTTCCGGTCGAAGTCCCGGTCACCAAGGAAGTCGAGGTCGAGCGGGTCGTCGTCAAGGAAGTCCCGGTCGAAACCATCAAGGAAGTGCCCGTCGAGACGATCAAAGAGGTCGAGGTCGAAAAGGTCGTCGAGAAGGAAGTCGTCAAAGAGGTCTTTGTCGAGAAGGTCGTCATCGAAGAGAAGCTGGTCGAGCGCGCCAAGGAGTTGGTGCCCGGCATCAACATCTTCAGCTACCCCGACGTCATTCCGCTGGGGCCCTACAACCCAACCGTCGGCGGCGAGGTGAGCTACCCGACCTTTGGCAATGCCAACAGCTATCACCCGCTGCGCGCGGCCAGCCGAGCGTCGGTTGAGATCGGCAACATGATCCACGAGCCGCTCTACGTGCTTGGCGCGGGCAATGACTTTGCCCCGCTCCTGGCCGCGGGCTCCGAGGTTCAGGACGACCGCACGCAGTGGCGCATTCGCCTGCGCAACGACGTGGTCTTCCACAACGACGAGCCGTTCAACGCCGACACCGTGATCTCGAACTTCGAAGAAATCTTCGACGAGAGCATCGTGCGCGGCGGCATCGTCGGCTTCGCCAACGAGCTCAACAAGGTCGAGAAGGTCGACGACTTCACGGTCGACTTCTTCACCAAGATCCCGAACGCGCTTTTCCACAAGCCACTCACCCGCGGCTATCGGCCGTGGCCGTTGGTGGCCAAGGAAATGGGCGATGACTTCGACTTCAACCCGATCGGGACCGGTCCCTTCAAGTTCGAGAGTTGGACCGACAACGTCGAGCTCGTCGGCACGCGGTTCGACAAGTACGGCTGGGCGCCGTGGTACTCCGCGAACCAGGGTCCGGCATACGCGGATCGAGCCGTCGGCAAGGTCCTGTCGAACGACAGCACGGCGCGGATCAACGCGATGGAGGCGGGCGAGGTCAGCTTCCTGCTCCACTTCGTGTTCCCGCACGTGCAGCGCATCTCGACGAACCCGAGCTTCCGAGTGCTGGGCATCCTGAACGAGGGCATGCCGCAGTACATGCCGATCAACACGCAGCTGTTCCCGACGGACGACGTCGAGGTTCGCCGCGCGATGATCGAAGGCATCGACCGGCGCACGGTCACCGTGCGCGCCAACGGCGGCGTTCCGCCGGTAGTCGTCAGCAACTGCCTCACGTCGGAGGCGGTCAAGGGCTACAACCCGGAGGTCAACAACCTCTACACCTTCGACGTGCAGAAGGCGCAGGCGCGGCTCGACGCCGCCGGCTGGACGCTGGGCGACGACGGCTTCCGCTACAACTCGGACGGCGAGCTGCTCGAGATCGTCTTCCCGGACACCGGCTTCCCGGTGCGCGAGCTGTTCAAGCTCGACGTCGAGAAGTCCCTCGGCATCTCGGTGCAGATTCCGAAGATGGAAGGCAGCACGTTCAACGAGCAGATGCAGAACGGCGCCTTCCACGCGGCGTACGTGGGTGTCGGCGGACCGGACGGCGACGTGCTGTGGGACCGCTTCCACACGTCCGTCTACGGGCTGCCGGGGCGCGCCTACTCGCGCTGGATGTACACGGACCCGCCCGGAGAGGCCACGCCAGGCGTGGAGCTGGATGCGCTGCTCGACGGCGCGCGGGTCGAGTTCGACGAGGCCAAGCGGATCGATCTGTGGCAGCGGGCGAGCCACATCATCATGGACAACGCCTTGATGATTCCGTTCGTCACCGAGTTCCTCAGCTGGATCGCCAACACCGACATCGTCGGCGGGAACCTCTACGTCGGGAACTTCGCGTTGCCGATTTGGAGCGACTGGTACGACAAGCGGGTCGGCTAG